CTCGACCGCCTGGATCTGGCTGAGAAACTTCATCAAAGACTTTTATCTGAAGGAAAAAATATTGAGGTTCTGATCCAGGTGAATACTTCTCAAGAGGAAAGCAAATTTGGAGTTCATCCTGACAAAGCTTTGGAACTGACCAGAAAAGTTGCAGAATTCAGTACTTTAAAAATCAAAGGGCTGATGACCATCGGTTTGTTCAGTGCGGAGACAGAGAAAGTAAGAAGTTGTTTTAAAATCCTTAAAAACCTGCAGCAGGAAATCATTCATGAGAATATTCCAAACGTGGAAATGAAAGAGCTCTCTATGGGTATGAGCGGAGATCTGGAGACCGCCATTGAAGAAGGTTCTACAATTGTACGGGTGGGAACTGCTGTTTTTGGAGCAAGGGTATATCCGGATAGCTATTATTGGGATGAAGGGAAAAGTTAGTTCTATCTTTTAAATAAATCAGTGAAATACACATTCCCATTTAACTTTAGGAAAAATCGTAATCCAATACGTAATAACCTATTCAATTAAACTGAATGAAAAAGCTGATCGCTATATTTTCTCTGTTCATTTCAACATTATTATCTGCCCAACCGGGATATACCTTCACCATGAGACAGGCAGATTTTGAAAGATTCACCCAACAACTGAAAACGGATCCCAATAATGATGAACTAATCTGGAAACGGCTGAACATCAGTTTTAATCCTCAATTTGATATTTACACTAAAGGAGGAAAACAAACTTATTCTTCTACACCCAATTTTCAGTTTAACCAGATTTTCGAAAACTGGACCTATGAAAAAATCCTGGCAGATATTAACCGATTAATTGATCACAAAGCAGAAGTTAACGAATATGGAAGGAATACTAATATAATTGACTTTACGGTATTACGGGGAAATCTGTATTATCTCACAGGTGATAATAAAAATGCTTTGAGCGACTATCTTACCGCATTTAATGATGTCAGCCAAGCAGCTTCCAGCCCAAATAATGACGAAAAGAAAAGAAAAATCTGTATTTCCCTCGCAGCTTATTATTATAACCTGACTGAAGACAGCAGACAAGAAAACTTACGTGAAGCTTTAAAATATATTGATATGATCTCTCCTATCGAGTTTGTTTGCAATATTGAAAGTGTTCAGTCTAACGGGGAGATTTTTGATTACTATCAATATGAGAAAATCAATTTACTGACCTATCTACATGAAGATCTACGACTCGAAAATTATTATAAAAAATTAATCCTGCAAAGTTATGATCTTTATAAAAAGAAAAATGAGGACGGTCTCTATATCTTTGATAAAATTAATGATCTGGCCAATTTCTATTTTCAAAAAAAGAATTACGAAAAAGCCCGCCGCCTTACTGAAATTGCTTTAAATTATTTCCCCAAAAACAGCTTAGGTTATATTATTAACCGATATAATGTTTCCAAACATTATTTTTTACTGAACCGGATTTATCGGACTGACGGCTTCAAAAATCAGGAGAAAGAATTTAATAATTTAATTGACATTCTTGGCCCTACCCATGGGATAAGTTACAATGCAAAAGAAATCGGAAGTTACATTAAGGAGTCTTTGGAAAAATATCCTGAAGAACCGCGTTTGCTTTTAGCTCTGGCTATCTGGCATTATAAGAATGATTTTGAAACCGCTACAGCAAGACCGGAAGAAATTTTAAAGATACTTAATAAGGCTGAAGAATCGCAGCTTAAGGATTACAGACTCCCTTTTACCAAAGCTCATATCTATCTGTACAAACAAAGAAATTATAAGCTGGCTCTTAAAGAGATTAATAAATCATTACAGCTTAATCAGTCAGATCCTCATGTTTATGGGATGAAATCTGAGATTCTCCGCAACATTCACGGTTTTGATGAGAAAGAAGAACAACTGGCCGCTCAGGAATCACAAAGCAAATCTAAGACAGTCCGTATTAAGGATATGCCGGAGTTATTAAAAGAAATACAGCAGTAATGCTCCTTTAGCAAGAATGGATTCAATTCCTTTATCATAATTCACAAACTGTAAAAAATCCGGTACATTTTTTGCTCATAATTTATTAATAACCAAACAAATACACTTATGACAAAAAAACTACTCTTTGGATGCCTTCTGATGACGGCATTATTCTTTTTTTCATGTGACAGGCCAGCTCCTTCACAAATGAACAGAAGTGAAGCTTCCATTGAAACTATTTCAATGATCACCTTTCTCGCAATGGGAATTGCCATTTTTATAGCATACAGCTATAGAAGAAGGTAAAATAACAGGACACAATCAATTCATATCACCTTTCAATACATGAGAGGTGATTTTTTGTGAATCAAGTACCAAGAAGTAAAGATTTCACATTGTTCAGCCCAATGAAATTAAACTTTTAATTTCTTTTATTCCTCCATCCCAGATTAATTCTCTGATTTGTAAAATTGTTTTTCAGTAGAAATTGACTAAATTTAGGCCGATTCGACTTCTATACTTTATTACATCTTATCCATACTTACCGCTGAAGATGTAATATTTCAAACCTGCCGGATGTCTTTTTTATAAACTATATCATGAACAACTTAAAAGCTATATTCATTTCTTCTTTATTTACATTAACAACAACATCTCTATACGCCCAGACCTGTGATTGTACAAAAAACTTTGAGTGGGTAAAAAAAACATTTGAAGAAAATGATGCCGGCTTTGAATATGCATTGAAACAGAAAGGAAAGCAGGCCTACGAAGACCATAATAAAAGAACGGCAGAAAAAGTAAAATCAATTAAAACATTCACTGAGTGCGGACCTGCTTTATATGAATGGATGACTTTTTTCCGCTCCGGCCATATTGCGATAAGGAATATCAATAAACAGACATCGTCAAAACCTGCTGATAACAGTCCAAAACAGGAAAATCAGTTTGCCAATTGGGAAACATTCTCAATAGAAGCCCAGGATTTCAAAAAGTATCTGGATCAAAAGAAAGCTGATGATTATGAAGGAATCTGGGAAACCGAACCTTATAAAATCGGGATTAAAAAGAAAGGAGATCAATATGTAGGATTCATCATAGAATCCGGCGCAGAAACCTGGACAAAAGGACAGGTGAAACTGAAACTTGATTTTTCTAATGGTAAAACAAATTCTATTTTTTATATGCGCGACCATTCTGCCGTGGAATCCAAAGAGATAACCATGATTGGAAAAAATCATTTACAAATCGGGGATTTCAGCCTTTCAAGGGTTTATCCGAAAGTTAAGGATGATCCGAAATATGACCAATATTTCAAATCGGTAAGCGCCAATAAACCTTATGTGGAAAAGCTCAATGAAAAGACATTGTATTTCAGAATCCCGTCTTTTCAGGCATCTGAGAAAAAGAAAATTGATAGCGTGATTGCTGCGAACAGAGATAAAATTCTATCCACAGAAAACCTTATCATCGACATCCGCAACGGGACAGGGGGAAGTGACGGCAGTTACAGCAAGATTCTTCCATTGATTTACACCAACCCAATCAGAACGGTAGGCGTGGAATTCCTTTCCACAAAACTAAATAATCAGAGAATGATGGATTTCATCAACAAACCTGAATACGGATTTGATGAAGAAAATAAAAAATGGGCCAAAGCTTCCTTCGACAAACTGGAAAAAGAGCCTGGAAAATTTGTGAATCTCAATGAGGGTGTAGTCAGCATTACCAAATATGATACTGTTTATCCTTATCCTAAAAATGTAGGGATCATCATTAATGAAAGAAACGGAAGTACGGACGAACAATTTCTACTGGCAGCCAAGCAAAGTAAAAAGGTGAAATTATTCGGAACAACAACATTTGGTGTTTTAGACGTTTCCAACATGTATTTTGTTCCTTCTCCATGCAAAGAATTTGAATTAGGATACTCACTTTCAAGAAGCATGCGTATCCCGGATTTTACGATTGACGGAAAAGGATTGCAGCCTGATTTTTATTTAGATCGAAGTATTCCTGTATATGAATGGACAGAGTATGTGAATACTGTATTGAACGGTAAGTAAATGTTGGAAATAAATAACTGAAACATCTGATACAAAAATTAAATACAATCCATACAAAAAGAAATATTTTACTGTATTATTCAACCATATAAACAAATATTTATTTTAATTCGGGGTTAAAAGAAAAATATTTGTTTATTTTTGGGACCCGCACATTACGTAAATACGAATGCGGCATAATAACCTATTAAAACTCAAAAACCAATTACTACATGAGTACATTATGGAAAATGACGGTCATGGAAAAAAAGAATGACTACATTGATTTACTTGTTAAATTCGATGTACCCAATCCGGGTAATATTTCAGATTACGTTATATTCAGAAAACCGGGATCATCACAGGCAACATCAGGTTCTTCACAGGAAGAAGCCAACAGCAAACCACCCATTTTTAAAAAGCTTTTGATTGATTTGTGGAAAGCAATGACCAATAGCAACTAACTCACCAATAAAAAAATTAAAACCATGAGCTTTTTTTAAGCGCTTAAAGACTATACAGATGATGAAAATGAATATCATATTAGTCTTAAGCCCTCAGGATCAGGTTCGCCAAAAAACTAATGGGAAAACCTTTCCGTTTTTTTGACCATGAAGAGTTATTCTTTATTTTTTTTTTAAGACATTTAGAAAAAAGAGCGCGCTATTCCATTTAGTCATGGTTTTGAAGGTCATGATTTGAGTAAGTTGGAAAAATATATGCACAACGTTAATGAATTACCTGAAAGAAAAAAATATGGCCACATCGATAGCAAAAACGAAAACACTATTTAAAAAAGCATTTTACTATAACTGGGATAATGGGCTGGATGGATTGGAAAAAGTCTTAAGAGACCGTAATTGTGATAAGGCAACTGCAGTAATGATCTTCTGGCGGGGACATCCCGGTTATTATTACAATAATCCGGATATAGAAAAAATGGAGTCTCATGAAAAGGCAGCCTTCGAATTTCTGAAGTCATTAGCAGGAGATATCGTTTCAAACAAATACTTTGAAATCATTTCATTTTCTCCGGAAAAAGAATTTATTCCTGAGACTTTAGGTAACATTCCTGCTGAACTTATTCAGGAGGTAAAAGGAACTATAAATTATAAAGAAGTATTGTTCCCTAACAACAACCCATTTGATGAGCAAATAATGGCTCTCTGCAAAAATTGTGATGATATTAATAAGATGTTTGCCTTAGAAAAAGAAGGTGCTGATTTCAGTTTAAAAATCAATAACGGTTATTCTTATCCAATTAAAATTGCCTGTGGCAGCGGGCAAACAGAAGCAATTAAATATTTCATTGAAAAAGGCTATGATCTGAATAAAAAATATGATAAAATGCCTTTATTTTGGAGTGCAGTTACCAACAAAAAAATTCCAGCAATTAATTTGATACTCGAAAACGGTGGAAAAATAAATCAAAAAGGTGAATTTGGCAGAACTATTTTACATGGCATTGCAGGCTGGTTTGTCGAAAATCAAGATTATTTTGATGATACAATGAAAAAAATTATTACTCTTTTAATTGAAAAAGGCGCCGATATTCATGCTAAGGATTCATCTAAAAAAACTCCGCTTGATTTGGCAATCATGTGGAATAATGTAAAGTATATCGACTACTTAAACGAAATTGAAAATGATAAAATAGAAAAAACCCGAATTTAAACAACATTATATTTACAATTAACACTAAAACAATTTAAACTAAAACCATGGCTATCAATTTTACATCAGAAGAAGAAAAAAATGATTTCTGGACACTTTCGAATACTATTCAAGCCGGAAATTATGAAGAAGCTTTACATATTTCTAAAGCTTTACTGGAAAAATTCCCTGACAACAAAGCAATCTATCACAACCAGATCGGCGCAATGATTTACCTCTCTAAAAGCGATTACTGGGGTGCTACCAATCATTACTCCAAAGCGCTAGAATATGGATTTGATGCTGATGTGTGTGAAGACAACATCTGGGAATCCGCTGTAGATTCTTACAAATCTCTTATTGACAGTGAAGCAGGTTTCTGTAAAATTATGATCACAGCTACTCAGGAATTTATTCCTGCTAATGATTTAGTAGAGAAATATGAAAATCTTTTCCCATCCGGAAAATATGTTGAGGAAGCTAAAGAGCTTAACTATATTTTTAATTTAACAAAAGAGCTTCAGGATAACAACAACTATACTTCTTCAGCCTTAAACCAAAACTATTCAGGTAAATATCCGGACGGAAAACATCATGAAGTGGTGACCGCCCTGGCTGGAATTATAGACAATAATTCATAATTCTATACCAGAAGACACATTGCTTCGTTTACAATAACAAAAAACTCCCTCTCATTACTGAAAGGGAGTTTTTTATATCTAGAAAAAATTCTGATTACATATAAGCTTCAATCGGCTCACAAGTACATACTAAGTTTCTGTCTCCGTACGCTTCGTCTACTCTGGATACGGAAGCAAAGAATTTGTGGTCTCTTACCCACTCCAGCGGATATGCTGCTTTTTCTCTGCTGTATGGTTTGTCCCATGAGTCTGAAACAACTACCTGTTCAGTGTGAGGAGCGTTTTTCAGTACGTTGTTAGCCTGATCTGCTTCACCGTTAGCAATTTCATCGATCTCTTTTTTGATAGAGATTAATGCTTCAGCGAAACGGTCGATTTCTGATTTGCTTTCAGATTCTGTAGGCTCAATCATCAATGTTCCTGCAACCGGGAATGAAACGGTAGGAGCATGGAATCCGTAGTCCATTAATCTCTTCGCTACATCAGCTACTTCAATTCCTAAAGATTTGAACTGACGGAAATCTACGATACATTCGTGAGCCACTCTTCCGTTTTCGTTTGAATATAAGATCGGGAAATGCTCTGCTAAAACTTCTTTCAGGTAATTTGCATTCAGAATAGCGTGTCCTGTCGCTTTTTTCAGACCATCAGTTCCTAACATTTTAATGTA
This region of Chryseobacterium vaccae genomic DNA includes:
- a CDS encoding S41 family peptidase gives rise to the protein MNNLKAIFISSLFTLTTTSLYAQTCDCTKNFEWVKKTFEENDAGFEYALKQKGKQAYEDHNKRTAEKVKSIKTFTECGPALYEWMTFFRSGHIAIRNINKQTSSKPADNSPKQENQFANWETFSIEAQDFKKYLDQKKADDYEGIWETEPYKIGIKKKGDQYVGFIIESGAETWTKGQVKLKLDFSNGKTNSIFYMRDHSAVESKEITMIGKNHLQIGDFSLSRVYPKVKDDPKYDQYFKSVSANKPYVEKLNEKTLYFRIPSFQASEKKKIDSVIAANRDKILSTENLIIDIRNGTGGSDGSYSKILPLIYTNPIRTVGVEFLSTKLNNQRMMDFINKPEYGFDEENKKWAKASFDKLEKEPGKFVNLNEGVVSITKYDTVYPYPKNVGIIINERNGSTDEQFLLAAKQSKKVKLFGTTTFGVLDVSNMYFVPSPCKEFELGYSLSRSMRIPDFTIDGKGLQPDFYLDRSIPVYEWTEYVNTVLNGK
- a CDS encoding YggS family pyridoxal phosphate-dependent enzyme, which translates into the protein MKEDILHNISIINDRIKKACEKAGRDPKEVRLLLATKTVSADRIKIALENDETLIAENKVQELKEKYEELKDILHENHFIGHLQTNKIKDILKYDIVCVQSLDRLDLAEKLHQRLLSEGKNIEVLIQVNTSQEESKFGVHPDKALELTRKVAEFSTLKIKGLMTIGLFSAETEKVRSCFKILKNLQQEIIHENIPNVEMKELSMGMSGDLETAIEEGSTIVRVGTAVFGARVYPDSYYWDEGKS
- a CDS encoding tetratricopeptide repeat protein translates to MKKLIAIFSLFISTLLSAQPGYTFTMRQADFERFTQQLKTDPNNDELIWKRLNISFNPQFDIYTKGGKQTYSSTPNFQFNQIFENWTYEKILADINRLIDHKAEVNEYGRNTNIIDFTVLRGNLYYLTGDNKNALSDYLTAFNDVSQAASSPNNDEKKRKICISLAAYYYNLTEDSRQENLREALKYIDMISPIEFVCNIESVQSNGEIFDYYQYEKINLLTYLHEDLRLENYYKKLILQSYDLYKKKNEDGLYIFDKINDLANFYFQKKNYEKARRLTEIALNYFPKNSLGYIINRYNVSKHYFLLNRIYRTDGFKNQEKEFNNLIDILGPTHGISYNAKEIGSYIKESLEKYPEEPRLLLALAIWHYKNDFETATARPEEILKILNKAEESQLKDYRLPFTKAHIYLYKQRNYKLALKEINKSLQLNQSDPHVYGMKSEILRNIHGFDEKEEQLAAQESQSKSKTVRIKDMPELLKEIQQ
- a CDS encoding DUF4274 domain-containing protein encodes the protein MNYLKEKNMATSIAKTKTLFKKAFYYNWDNGLDGLEKVLRDRNCDKATAVMIFWRGHPGYYYNNPDIEKMESHEKAAFEFLKSLAGDIVSNKYFEIISFSPEKEFIPETLGNIPAELIQEVKGTINYKEVLFPNNNPFDEQIMALCKNCDDINKMFALEKEGADFSLKINNGYSYPIKIACGSGQTEAIKYFIEKGYDLNKKYDKMPLFWSAVTNKKIPAINLILENGGKINQKGEFGRTILHGIAGWFVENQDYFDDTMKKIITLLIEKGADIHAKDSSKKTPLDLAIMWNNVKYIDYLNEIENDKIEKTRI